A region of the Geomonas subterranea genome:
CGCCCCGTGGTGCTCAGGCAGAACAAGATCGACATCGGCAAGATCACCATGATGCAGCTCATGAAGCAGGTGATGGCCGACGCCGAGTGGGGGGAGATCGAGGAGACCTTCAAGCAGAACCCGGGGCTCACCTACAACCTGCTCCGCCTGGTGAACTCGGTCGCCATGGGGCTCAGGGTCCGGATCAAGACGCTGCGTCACGCCCTGACCGTGCTCGGCCTTGAACAGCTCAAGCGCTGGATCACCCTCGCGCTGTACGCGAGCAACGATCAAAACGGGGTGCAAAGCCCGCTTCTGGAGATGGCGGCGACCCGCGGCAAGTTGATGGAGCTTCTCATCCTCGCGTCGCGTGGCCGGGGCGCGGGGGAACTCGCCGACCAGGGGTTCATGGTCGGCATCCTCTCCCTCATCGACGTCCTCTTCGAGGACTCCATGGCCGAGCTGGTCGGCAAGCTGAACCTCGTGGAGAACGTGAAGAGCGCCCTTTTGCACCGAGAGGGTGACCTGGGCGGGCTCCTGGTGCTCGCCGAGATGCTGGAGCGGGCCGATTTCGCCGCCGTGAGCGAGCAGCTGGATATCTGCGAACTGGAGCTGGACCAGCTTCTCTCCGCACAGCTGGAGACCTTCTCCTGGGCCGACAAGCTGAGCGCATCTCTCTAATTTCACTCCTTGACACGAACCTTTCTTTTGATGTAACTTGTTTCGTCCCGCCAGACAAGGGACGGAGCCCGCGGTTAAGGCTGCGCTCCACCGGCTAAAATCGCAGCAAAAGCCAGCCACAAAAAATCACCAAAACCACAACCGCAACCAGGACTCGATGCCGGCCCGACCGGTGCGGGTCGTACTGAGACGCCACATGAAAATAACCGCGGTAATTCCCGCCAGGTATGCTTCTACGCGTTTTGAGGGTAAGGCATTGGCGGACATCATGGGGAAACCCATGGTGCAGCATGTGTATGAGCGCGCCTCCCGGGCCAACCTCGTTTCCGATGTGATAGTGGCGACCGATGACGAGCGGATCGCCGCCGCGGTGCGCGCCTTCGGCGGTCGCGTCGAGATGACCTCCGCTGATCACGAGACCGGGACCGACCGGCTGGCCGAGGTTGCGGGAAGGCTCGATGCCGACATCATAGTCAACGTGCAGGGGGACGAGCCGCTCATCGATCCGGCCATGATCGACCAGGCCATCGCCCCGATGCTGGAAGATCCGTCCATCCCGATGGCGACCCTCAAGTGCCGCATAAAGACGCTGCACGACTTCCTTTCGCCGAACGTGGTGAAGGTGGTCGCCGACCCGAAGGGGAACGTGCTCTACTTTTCCCGTTCGCCGCTGCCGTTTTTCCGCGACAAGTGGAACGACCTGAAGGACGACGCCTTCTGCTGCGGGAAGCTCCTGTGCTACAAGCACGTGGGGCTCTACGTGTACCGCAGGGAGTTCCTCCCGGTGTTCGCCTCGCTTCCGCCGAGCTATCTGGAGATGGCCGAGAAGCTCGAGCAGTTGCGGGTGCTGGAGAACGGCTACCGGATCAGGATCGTCGAGACCGAGTGCGAGTCCATCGGTGTCGACACCCCGGCCGACCTGGAGAAGGTGCTGGCCAAGCTTAAAGGGTAACCACCTTGACGGCCGTTCTAAGTTCTACGTTCCAGGTTCTACGTTTGGAACCTTTTTAGCCGCATATTATTCAGTCATGTTCTTTGTTCCTGTTCGAAACATGGAACGTAGAACAGTTTCTAGTTTCCGGAGGTTTTTTAAGTGAAGACAAAATTCATCTTTGTTACCGGCGGCGTTGTCTCCTCCATAGGTAAGGGACTCGCCGCCGCTTCTTTGGGCGCTCTGCTGGAGGCACGGGGGCTTCGGGTCACCATCCAGAAGCTGGATCCGTACATCAACGTCGATCCGGGCACCATGTCTCCTTTCCAGCACGGGGAGGTCTTCGTCACCGACGACGGCGCCGAGACCGACCTGGACCTCGGGCACTACGAGCGCTACACCTCCAGCAAGCTCTCCAAGAAGAGCAACTTCACCACGGGACAGGTCTACTTCTCCGTCATCGAGAAGGAGCGCCGCGGCGACTACCTGGGGGGCACGGTGCAGGTCATCCCGCACATCACCGACCAGATCAAGGCCAACATCCTTGAGAACGCCAAGGGGAGCGACATCGCCATCGTCGAGATCGGCGGCACCGTGGGCGACATCGAGTCGCTGCCGTTTCTCGAGGCGATCCGCCAGTTGAAGAGCGACCGGGGTGCGGGGAACGTGCTGTACCTGCACGTCACCCTGGTTCCCTACATCAGGACCGCGGGCGAGCTGAAGACCAAGCCGACCCAGCACTCCGTCAAGGAGCTGCGCGAGATCGGCATCCAGCCCGATATCCTCCTCTGCCGCTGCGAGCAGGAGCTTCCCCAGGACATGAAGGCGAAGATCGCCCTCTTCTGCAACGTCGAGGAGAAAGCGGTCATCACCTCCCGCGACGCCGAGCACATCTACGCGGTGCCGCTGGCCTTGAACCTGGAAGGGCTTGACGACCAGGTGGTCGAGAAGCTCAACATCTGGACCAAGGCGCCGGATCTCTCCCACTGGCAGCAGGTGGTCTCCAAGCTGACCAACCCGGGGTGCGGCGAGGTCCGCATCGCCGTGGTCGGCAAGTACGTCGACCTCAAGGAATCCTACAAGTCCCTCTCCGAGGCGCTCACCCACGGCGGCATCGCCAACGACTGCCGCGTGAACCTCGTTTACCTCGACTCCGAGAAGATCGAGGAGGAGGGGACCGACAAGTACCTCGCGGACGTGGATGGCATCCTTGTCCCCGGCGGTTTCGGCGAGCGCGGCACCGAGGGGAAGATCAAGGCGATCGAATACGCCCGCGTCAACAAGGTCCCCTTCTTCGGCATCTGTCTCGGGATGCAGATGGCGGCCGTCGAGTTCGGGCGCAACGTCTGCCAGCTCCCGGAGGCGTTTTCCAGCGAGTTCAAGCCGGCCTGCAAGAGCCCGGTGATCCATCTCATGGAAGAGCAGAAGGGTGTCGACAAGAAGGGGGGCACCATGCGTCTGGGCGCGTATCCCTGTTCCCTCACCAAGGGGACCTTCGCCCAGAAGGCCTACGGCGCGACCGAGATCTCCGAGCGTCATCGTCACCGCTACGAGTTCAACAACGCCTTCAGGGCCGCGCTTGAAGAGAAGGGGATGATCATCTCCGGCGTGTACAAGGAAGGGAACCTGGTGGAGATCATCGAGCTCCCCGATCACCCGTGGTTCCTGGGGTGCCAGTTCCATCCCGAGTTCAAATCGAAGCCGCTCAACCCGCACCCGCTGTTCAAGGCCTTCATCGGCGCCACCAAAGCGCGGAAAGGCAATTAGAACAGGGATAAAGGGGATAAAAAGGATAACTGCGAGAAGCGGTTGTAACGCAAAGCCGCAAAGACGCAAAGACGCAAAGAACACAGGATCAAACAGACTGAGTTTTGGTTTAACCCAAAATCTTTATAAGGTTTTATCCCGTTTATCCCTTTTATCCCTGTTAAACGGTTTGCTTTGCTTTACTTTGCGTCTTTGCGGCTTGAGTGAGCGAAGCGAACGGGCGTGAGATGATTTAAAGGAGAAACAATGATCCGTGAGATCTCAGTAGGTAATGTCAAGATAGGCGGCAACAGGCCGCTCGTGCTGGTCGCGGGGCCGTGCGTGATAGAAAACGAAACGGCGACGCTGCGCCACGCGGAGCGCCTGATGAGCATCTGCAACGGTGTCGGCATCCCGCTCATTTTCAAGGCCTCCTACGACAAGGCGAACCGTACCTCGGTCACCGCCTTCCGCGGTCCCGGCATGGAAGAGGGGCTGAGGATCCTGGCCAAGGTGAAGGAATCGCTGGGCGTTCCGGTCCTCTCGGACATCCACTCCATCGAGCAGGTGGAGCCCGCCGCCGACGTGCTGGACGTGCTGCAGATCCCGGCATTCCTTTGCCGCCAGACCGACCTCCTGGTCGCCGCCGCGAAGACCGGCAAGGTCATCAACGTGAAGAAGGGGCAGTTCCTGGCGCCGTGGGACATGAAGAACGTGGTCGGCAAGATCCGCGCCTGCGAGAACGAGAACATCATCCTCACCGAGCGGGGCGCGAGCTTCGGTTACAACAACCTCGTGGTGGACATGCGCAGCTTCCCCATCATGCGTTCCACCGGCTACCCCGTCATCTTCGACGCGACCCACAGCGTGCAGCTTCCGGGAGGCGAGGGGACCTCGTCGGGTGGCCAGCGCGAGTACGTGGAGTTCCTCTCCCGTGCGGCCGTCGCCGCCGGGGTGGACGGCGTCTTCATGGAAGTGCACGAGGCGCCCGAGCAGGCGCTGTGCGACGGACCGAACTCGGTGCGTCTGGACGACCTGCCGGCACTTTTGAACAAACTGAAGGCCATCGACGCCATCGTGAAACAGGCATAAAAAAGCAACTCACGCAAAGCCGCAAAGACGCAAAGCAGAGAAGAAGGTTTTATTTCCTTTCATCCATGTTGGTTTGCTCTTGGTTTTGCTTTACTTTGCGTCTTTGCGGCTTGAGTGAGCGAAGCGAACGGGCGTGACCGTTTTAAGGAGTGGATTTTGATTTTAGAAGAAGCGAAGCGGGTGATCAGGGTCGAGGCGGAGGCGCTTTTAAACCTGGAATCCTCCATCGACCGGACCTTTGAGAAGGCCGTGGAGATGATACTCAACACCACCGGCCGGGTCGTCGTCACCGGCATGGGCAAATCCGGCCTGATCGGGCAGAAGATCGCCTCCACCATGGCCTCCACCGGCACCCCCGCCTTCTTCCTCCACCCGGCGGAAGGGATCCACGGCGACCTCGGCATGATCATGAAGGGTGACGTCGTCATCGCCATCTCCAACTCCGGCGAGACCGACGAGGTGGTGCGCATCCTCCCGATCATCAAGCGTCTCGGCGCCACCCTCATCGCCATGGCCGGCAACCCCAACTCCACCCTGGCCAAAAGCGGCGACATCTTCCTCGACATCTCCGTCAAGGAGGAGGCCTGCCCGCTCGGGCTCGCCCCGACCGCATCCACCACCGTCACCCTGGCCATGGGCGATGCCATCGCGGTCGCGCTCCTGGTGAGCCGCGGCTTCAAGGCCGAGGACTTCGCCATGTTCCACCCCGGCGGCGCCCTGGGACGCAGGCTCCTCCTGAAGGTCGAGGACATCATGCACTCAGGTGACGGGCTCCCGCTGGTCACTTCCGACACCCTCATGCGCGAGGCGCTCTTCACCATCACCTCCAAGGGCCTCGGCATCACCGGCGTCACCGCGGCGGATGGCGCCCTTGAAGGGGTCATCACCGACGGCGACCTGCGCCGCGCCCTGGGACAGGGACTCGACATCATCAACCTTCCGGCATCGGCGCTGATGAAGAAAGGGCCCAAGCGCATCCGTCGTGACGAGCTTGCGGCGCGCGCCCTGCAGCAGATGGAGCAGTACTCCATCACCTCGCTCTTCGTCTTCGCCGACGACTCCGCCACCGCCCCCGTAGGCATCGTGCACCTGCACGACCTGTTGAAGGCAGGCATAGCCTAGCAGCGTGTCACGCAAAGCCGCAAAGTCGCAAAGAAACCCCCGGAGACTCTCAACCGGGATGAAGGGGACAGGTTTTTGCCGGACTTTGCGTCTTAGCGTCTTTGCGTGAGCAGGTTTTTTGTTTTGTGCAGTTCTTAGCGTCTTTGCGGCTTTGCATGAGCGTTAGGTTTAAGTGAGGTTTTCATGGAAGAAAGGCTGAAAAAGATCAAGCTCCTGATACTCGATGTCGACGGTGTCCTCACCGACGGACGTATCATATTCGACTCCAACGGCGTGGAGAGCAAGTTCTTCAACGTGAAGGACGGCCACGGCATCAAGATGCTGCAGCGCTCCGGTATCGAGGTCGGGATCATCTCCGGACGCGAGTCGCAGGTGGTCTACAACCGGGCCGTGGAACTGGGCATCGGCCAGGTCTACCAGAAATCCCTGGACAAGCTGGTCCCTTACCGCCAGATGCTGGAGGCCACCGGCCTCACCGACGAACAGGTCGCCTTCATGGGCGACGATGTGATCGACATACCGCTTCTGAAACGGGTAGGTTTCGCCGCGGCGCCCGCCGATGCGGTCCAGGAGGTGCTTCCCTTCGCCCAATTCGTCGCCAGGAACCGGGGCGGGTGGGGCGCGGTGCGCGAACTCTGCGACCTGATCCTGAAGGCCCAGGGAACCTGGGAGAGCGTCACTTCCAGGTATTACGTCTGAGGTCGCGCAAGGCTACCGACAACAACTGACAGTGCTGGGCCCAATGCCCCAGATGCGGCTGTCATAGAAATACTCATTACAGGATGGGGATGTCGAAGGTTCTGACATCCCCTTTCCTTTTTCCCGTCACCCCTCTCCTTATTCAGTCAAAACCCACGTCCAAAAATATTTTCCCGCCGCTGTTTCTTTCTGAGATTTTTCTGATACAATGCTCGCTGCCGTTAGCTGGCACAAATAAAAAGCAAGAAGCAGCCCTCCACTTTGTAGTAGTTGCGCTGTCTGAAATATAATGTCGAGGAGAGTGTGTGCAATGTCTAAGCGCGACCGTATCATCTCCGTCATCGGCCTTGGGTATGTGGGGCTTCCGGTGGCGGTGGCCTTCGGCAAAGTGCGGAAGACCTATGGTTTCGACATCAACGCCGCGCGCATCGCGGAGCTTAAAAACGGACACGACCGTACCGGCGAGGTGACTTCAAGCGACCTCCGCGAGGCCGACATCGTCTTCACCGACAGCATCGAGGTGCTCAGGGAGGCGGACTTCCACATCGTCGCCGTCCCCACCCCCATCGACTCGGCCAACCAACCCGACCTCACCCCGATGCTGCGCGCCTCGGAGACGGTGGGGCGTGCGCTGAAAAAAGGGGACATCGTCGTGTACGAGTCCACCGTCTACCCGGGTGTCACCCAGGAGGAATGCGTGCCGATACTGGAGCGCGTCTCCGGCCTTGCCTGCGGCCGTGACTTCTTCGTCGGGTACAGCCCCGAACGGATCAACCCCGGCGACAAGGAACACACCTTCACCAAGATCAAGAAGGTGGTGTCCGGGCAGGACGCGGCGACCCTGGAGATCGTGGGGGACGTCTACGAATCCGTGGTGACCGCCGGCGTGCACCGTGCCCCGTCCATCATGGTCGCAGAGGCCGCCAAGGTCATCGAGAACACCCAGCGCGACCTGAACATCGCCCTCATGAACGAACTTGCCCTCATCTTCGACCGCATGGGGATAGACACCAACTCGGTGCTGGAGGCCGCCGGGACCAAGTGGAACTTCCTCAGGTTCCAGCCGGGACTGGTGGGGGGGCACTGCATCGGGGTCGATCCGTACTACCTGACCCACAAGGCGGAGAAGCTCGGCTACATCCCGCAGGTCATCCTGGCGGGACGGCGCATCAACGACGGCATGGGGAAATTCATCGCCCAGCGCACGGTGAAGGAGATGATCCGCGCCGGCCACAACGTGCTCGGGGGGCGGGTCACGGTCCTCGGGCTCACCTTCAAGGAGGACTGTCCCGACCTGCGCAACTCCAAGGTCATCGACATCATCCACGAACTCCAGGACTACGGGCTCGATGTCCAGGTCTGCGACCCGCTGGCCGACCCGGATGAGGCCCGGCACGAGTACGGTGTTACCCTGGTCCCCAGGGAAAAGCTGCAGATCGCCGAGGCCATCGTGGTAGCCGTTGCGCACAAGGAGTACCGGGAGCTCTCCACGGAACAGCTGAAGGGGATGATGAACGGCCGGCCCCTCGTCATCGACGTGAAGGGGATCTTCAACAGCAGCCAACTGGCGGAAAACGGCATCAGGGCCTGGAGGTTGTAGTCAGGTTTATGGTGTCAATAATTCAGACTGCGCTCGGTTTCTTGACACGGTTCTTTGCTACCTGGCGCCCCTTTCACTGTCATAGAACACCGCTAGTAAATATTTTTTACTCATAGTTTGCGCCCACATTTTTTCTGATAGACTTTTCATCGGTCACTAAGTCATTGAGAAAGAGAAGTAAAGGGTGCATACCACTGGGCGGCCGGTCACGCAGCGGCAATTTATTTGAGTCATTCCATATGAAAAAGGGCACGAAAACTGCTCCTGCGGGAGGTGTCA
Encoded here:
- a CDS encoding nucleotide sugar dehydrogenase, with product MSKRDRIISVIGLGYVGLPVAVAFGKVRKTYGFDINAARIAELKNGHDRTGEVTSSDLREADIVFTDSIEVLREADFHIVAVPTPIDSANQPDLTPMLRASETVGRALKKGDIVVYESTVYPGVTQEECVPILERVSGLACGRDFFVGYSPERINPGDKEHTFTKIKKVVSGQDAATLEIVGDVYESVVTAGVHRAPSIMVAEAAKVIENTQRDLNIALMNELALIFDRMGIDTNSVLEAAGTKWNFLRFQPGLVGGHCIGVDPYYLTHKAEKLGYIPQVILAGRRINDGMGKFIAQRTVKEMIRAGHNVLGGRVTVLGLTFKEDCPDLRNSKVIDIIHELQDYGLDVQVCDPLADPDEARHEYGVTLVPREKLQIAEAIVVAVAHKEYRELSTEQLKGMMNGRPLVIDVKGIFNSSQLAENGIRAWRL
- a CDS encoding KpsF/GutQ family sugar-phosphate isomerase; translated protein: MILEEAKRVIRVEAEALLNLESSIDRTFEKAVEMILNTTGRVVVTGMGKSGLIGQKIASTMASTGTPAFFLHPAEGIHGDLGMIMKGDVVIAISNSGETDEVVRILPIIKRLGATLIAMAGNPNSTLAKSGDIFLDISVKEEACPLGLAPTASTTVTLAMGDAIAVALLVSRGFKAEDFAMFHPGGALGRRLLLKVEDIMHSGDGLPLVTSDTLMREALFTITSKGLGITGVTAADGALEGVITDGDLRRALGQGLDIINLPASALMKKGPKRIRRDELAARALQQMEQYSITSLFVFADDSATAPVGIVHLHDLLKAGIA
- the kdsA gene encoding 3-deoxy-8-phosphooctulonate synthase, producing the protein MIREISVGNVKIGGNRPLVLVAGPCVIENETATLRHAERLMSICNGVGIPLIFKASYDKANRTSVTAFRGPGMEEGLRILAKVKESLGVPVLSDIHSIEQVEPAADVLDVLQIPAFLCRQTDLLVAAAKTGKVINVKKGQFLAPWDMKNVVGKIRACENENIILTERGASFGYNNLVVDMRSFPIMRSTGYPVIFDATHSVQLPGGEGTSSGGQREYVEFLSRAAVAAGVDGVFMEVHEAPEQALCDGPNSVRLDDLPALLNKLKAIDAIVKQA
- a CDS encoding KdsC family phosphatase, producing the protein MEERLKKIKLLILDVDGVLTDGRIIFDSNGVESKFFNVKDGHGIKMLQRSGIEVGIISGRESQVVYNRAVELGIGQVYQKSLDKLVPYRQMLEATGLTDEQVAFMGDDVIDIPLLKRVGFAAAPADAVQEVLPFAQFVARNRGGWGAVRELCDLILKAQGTWESVTSRYYV
- a CDS encoding EAL and HDOD domain-containing protein; translated protein: MLEEKFFLGRQPILDRTQQIMGFELLFRSPESLYAANILDVQAASASVIVNALTQFGIQDVLGRHKGFFNVTREVLMSDAVELLPKERVVIELLESIVADQEVVERCRSLKALGFSLALDDHVYSPAFHDIYRMIDIVKVDVLETPAQSLPEMVENLRKWPLTLLAEKVENAEHYKFCSQLGFDLFQGYYFARPVVLRQNKIDIGKITMMQLMKQVMADAEWGEIEETFKQNPGLTYNLLRLVNSVAMGLRVRIKTLRHALTVLGLEQLKRWITLALYASNDQNGVQSPLLEMAATRGKLMELLILASRGRGAGELADQGFMVGILSLIDVLFEDSMAELVGKLNLVENVKSALLHREGDLGGLLVLAEMLERADFAAVSEQLDICELELDQLLSAQLETFSWADKLSASL
- a CDS encoding CTP synthase, which gives rise to MKTKFIFVTGGVVSSIGKGLAAASLGALLEARGLRVTIQKLDPYINVDPGTMSPFQHGEVFVTDDGAETDLDLGHYERYTSSKLSKKSNFTTGQVYFSVIEKERRGDYLGGTVQVIPHITDQIKANILENAKGSDIAIVEIGGTVGDIESLPFLEAIRQLKSDRGAGNVLYLHVTLVPYIRTAGELKTKPTQHSVKELREIGIQPDILLCRCEQELPQDMKAKIALFCNVEEKAVITSRDAEHIYAVPLALNLEGLDDQVVEKLNIWTKAPDLSHWQQVVSKLTNPGCGEVRIAVVGKYVDLKESYKSLSEALTHGGIANDCRVNLVYLDSEKIEEEGTDKYLADVDGILVPGGFGERGTEGKIKAIEYARVNKVPFFGICLGMQMAAVEFGRNVCQLPEAFSSEFKPACKSPVIHLMEEQKGVDKKGGTMRLGAYPCSLTKGTFAQKAYGATEISERHRHRYEFNNAFRAALEEKGMIISGVYKEGNLVEIIELPDHPWFLGCQFHPEFKSKPLNPHPLFKAFIGATKARKGN
- the kdsB gene encoding 3-deoxy-manno-octulosonate cytidylyltransferase — protein: MKITAVIPARYASTRFEGKALADIMGKPMVQHVYERASRANLVSDVIVATDDERIAAAVRAFGGRVEMTSADHETGTDRLAEVAGRLDADIIVNVQGDEPLIDPAMIDQAIAPMLEDPSIPMATLKCRIKTLHDFLSPNVVKVVADPKGNVLYFSRSPLPFFRDKWNDLKDDAFCCGKLLCYKHVGLYVYRREFLPVFASLPPSYLEMAEKLEQLRVLENGYRIRIVETECESIGVDTPADLEKVLAKLKG